Proteins found in one Gadus macrocephalus chromosome 23, ASM3116895v1 genomic segment:
- the LOC132452757 gene encoding V-set domain-containing T-cell activation inhibitor 1-like isoform X1, which produces MTALGSVVVQTVLLLTGLVVVQGETKAVSKDEPRFSEWSGDVREDTQVGCVFGGSCVLPCRFHPNSDTILHWNKISGKDVQVHSYYDELDQLGHQDPLYEGRTSLFQDQISGGNASLGLARVNLQDQGRYLCYGSTSQNNQETFVSLTVRAGSFSTPWLQIGFYFYGILLIIISIILICLRIKRRVSFEFFVSFSLIFVLVNYFTLYFISFFVSFSLLFLIN; this is translated from the exons ATGACAGCGCTGGGCAGTGTTGTGGTTCAGACGGTCTTGTTACTGACGGGGCTGGTCGTCGTTCAGGGAG AAACCAAAGCTGTCTCTAAAGACGAACCCAGGTTCTCAGAATGGTCAGGtgatgtgagagaag ACACCCaggtgggctgtgtgtttggggggagctGTGTGCTGCCTTGCCGCTTCCATCCAAACAGTGATACCATCCTCCACTGGAACAAGATAAGTGGGAAGGATGTTCAGGTCCACTCCTACTACGATGAACTGGACCAACTGGGACACCAGGACCCTCTCTACGAGGGAAGGACCTCCCTGTTCCAGGATCAGATCTCAGGGGGCAACGCATCCCTTGGTCTGGCCAGGGTGAACCTCCAGGACCAGGGCAGGTACCTGTGTTACGGCAGCACTTCACAGAACAACCAGGAGACCTTCGTCAGCCTGACAGTGAGAG CGGGATCATTTAGCACACCTTGGTTACAAATAGGATTCTATTTTTATGGTATACTTTtaatcatcatcagcatcatcctcATCTGTTTACGTATAAAGAGAAGGGTTTCTTTTGAATTTTTTGTATCATTTTCTTTAATATTTGTTCTTGTAAATTACTtcacattatattttatttcgttCTTTGTGTcattttctcttttatttttaattaattaa
- the LOC132452757 gene encoding V-set domain-containing T-cell activation inhibitor 1-like isoform X2 has protein sequence MTALGSVVVQTVLLLTGLVVVQGETKAVSKDEPRFSEWSGDVREDTQVGCVFGGSCVLPCRFHPNSDTILHWNKISGKDVQVHSYYDELDQLGHQDPLYEGRTSLFQDQISGGNASLGLARVNLQDQGRYLCYGSTSQNNQETFVSLTVRGELKSWVNLNPNPNPNSEFLVLIRYNII, from the exons ATGACAGCGCTGGGCAGTGTTGTGGTTCAGACGGTCTTGTTACTGACGGGGCTGGTCGTCGTTCAGGGAG AAACCAAAGCTGTCTCTAAAGACGAACCCAGGTTCTCAGAATGGTCAGGtgatgtgagagaag ACACCCaggtgggctgtgtgtttggggggagctGTGTGCTGCCTTGCCGCTTCCATCCAAACAGTGATACCATCCTCCACTGGAACAAGATAAGTGGGAAGGATGTTCAGGTCCACTCCTACTACGATGAACTGGACCAACTGGGACACCAGGACCCTCTCTACGAGGGAAGGACCTCCCTGTTCCAGGATCAGATCTCAGGGGGCAACGCATCCCTTGGTCTGGCCAGGGTGAACCTCCAGGACCAGGGCAGGTACCTGTGTTACGGCAGCACTTCACAGAACAACCAGGAGACCTTCGTCAGCCTGACAGTGAGAGGTGAGCTCAAGTCCTGggttaaccttaaccctaaccctaaccccaactcTGAGTTTCTTGTTTTAATACGGTACAATATTATCTAG